The following nucleotide sequence is from Chloracidobacterium validum.
ATTCGCACCGGCCGACTGGTGGGAGGTGAGCCGGTCACGCTCTTGACCGGCCATCGCATTGTCATCACACCGGAGGATATTCCCGGCAATGCCGAGCGAATCAGTTGTAGCTACGATGGCTTGGCTTACGATGCAAAGCCAGGCGACCGGATATTGATTGATGATGGGCTTATTGAGTTGAGCGTCACAGCCGTTCACGGCACTGACGTGGAATGCCTCATTCTCAACGGTGGTGTCCTGAGCGAGCGAAAGGGCATCAACTTGCCCAGCATTCCAACCTCGCTCCCTTCGATGACGGACAAGGACCGGGATGACCTGCGGTTCGGTATCGAACATAAGGTGGATTATGTCGCGTTGTCATTTGTCCGCTCGGCCGAGGATTGCCGCCAGTGCAAAAGCTACATTGCCGAGCTGGGGGCGCAGACGCCGCTCATTGCCAAGATCGAAAAGCCCGAAGCCCTCAACCACCTGGATGAAATCCTTGACATCGTAGATGGCGTCATGGTGGCGCGTGGCGACCTGGGCGTCGAGGCTGAAACCGAGCGGGTTCCAATTTTCCAGAAGGAAATTATCCGCCACGCCAACCGCAAGGGACGGCTCGTCATTACGGCAACGCAGATGCTGCAATCCATGGTGGAAAATCCGCGCCCAACACGCGCCGAAGCCTCGGATGTCGCCAACGCCATCCTCGACGGCACTGACGCCGTCATGCTGTCGGCTGAATCCGCCGCCGGAAAATTTCCGGTCGAATCCGTGCGAACGATGCGGCGCATCGTGGGGTACACCGAGGATGCTTTTGCCGGCCAGCAATCCTGGCGAGCCGGAGCCAGCAAGTTCATGAACCTCCAGGGCAGTTCTTCACTGCGCGCACTTTCAGAAGCGGCCGTTTTTGCCGCCGAGGGCCTGGGCATTCGGGTGATTGCCGTCTTCACCGAGGGGGGGAAAATGGCCCGGGCCCTGGCGCTGCTGCGCCCCCAACAGCGAATTGCTGCCATCACCGCCGACGTGAATACGTATCAGCAACTTTCGGCCGTGTGGGGCATCGAGCCGTTGCTGATGCCGAATCCAGCCGACATGAGCCAACTGTTTGCAGACGGCGTCGGGTTGTTGCTGCGTCTAGGGTGGGTTGAGCCGAATGAGCGGTTGGTTGTTCTGGCCGGGAAGATCAAGGGCTTGCCGGTGAACAATCTCGTCCATTTGCTGCGTGTTGAGCCATAACCTTCACGGGAGCGCTTGGCTTCCGATAGAGGGCCGTGCTATTGGTTAGGGCTTTGCATCAGTCAGGCGAAAGCAGCTTGGCGAACTGGTGCTACGGCTTGCTTGAGACGAACTCAATGCTTGGAGGTTCACATGGCGACTCCATCGCTCATTCCCACCGTCGTTATCTCTGGTTTTCTTGGAAGTGGTAAGACAACGCTCCTGCTCGCCCTGTTGCACCACATGCGCAGCTTGGGACGTAAGGCGGCGGTCTTGATGAATGAGTTCGGCGACATCAGCATTGACGGTGAAATCCTTCGCGGCGAAGGCTTCAGCGTCATGGAACTCAGTGACGGGTGCATCTGTTGCCAGATCGGTGAAGATTTCGTCCAGGCTTTTACTGAGGTTGCATCCCGCAACCCGGAGATTATTTTCGTTGAAGCTACGGGATTGGCCGATCCGGTGGACCTTCTGGATCAGGCAACCGCGCCGCATCTGTTGGATCGGGTGACGATTGCCAAAATGGTAACAGTGGCCGACCCAAAAAACTTTACCCGCTTGTCAAAAGTGCTCAAAGCCATCGTCAAGCGCCAAACCCAGTTTGCCGATGTCGTCGTGATTAGCAAAGCGGATGAAGCGACACCGAAGCAGATTGCTGACATTCGAGCATATGTCGAGGAAAACAACCCCCATGCCCCGGTGTATCTGGTGACCAATGGCCAGGTGGCTGGGGATGAAGAATTCCGGTGGCTCCTGGCGGATGTCGAGCCGGCCGAACGTGAGCGGCGGCGGGCTGCCATGCGAGCCAGTCTGGAGGCGTTGAGCGAGGCGGACTACAAAGCGCATACCGACTTTCATTCAATGTCCTGCCGATTGTTGCGGCCGTTGGTGCGGTCTCGCTTCGAGCACTTCATGCGGAATCTGCCGTCAGACATCATTCGAGCCAAGGGGTTTCTCCGGTTTGCGGGAGAAGATGGGCTGTGGGTGATGATGTATGTCAATGGCGACCTCTACATCCGGCCGGTGACCCTTTCTCCGTCACCAGAGGAGCACTTGGTCTTTATCGGTGCTACACTCGACCATGCGCGACTGGCGAGTGACTTGACGGCCTGCGAAGCGCAGCGGCGCGCGCTGGCTGTTTTGTAAGCCCACTCCCCTTCTGAGACTTTTCAAGCAGTACGACAAACTTATGCCTGGTAAATCACGCAAGTCTAAGACCTCTCCCAAATCCGAAGCTGCCTCTCTGGAAAAGCTCTTGGAAAAGGGAGATAGCTATCTTGAAGAAGGCGACTTGGACGGAGCTGAGGCGGCCTATGCCAAAGCGCTGACGCTTGCCCCGCAGTCTCCGGAGGTGCTCGTTCGGCTCGGTGCGTTACTGCTTGAGACGGAGCGGTATGAAGAAGGTGTGGATCACTTACGCGAGGTTCAGCGCCTGGCCCCGGATGACGTGCGTCCACTGCACTTGTTGGGGGCGTTTTATATCGAGGAAGGGGAGTTCGATCTCGCCGAAGAACATTTTTTGCGCGCGCTCAGGCTGGAGCCCGACGAGGCCCTGAGTCACTACAACTATGGCAACTTTTTGTCCGAGGCCGGGCGCCTGCCAGAAGCCGAAGCTGCTTACCGCCGCGCCATCGAACTTGGACCAGACGAGCCGCTGCACTACCTTGGGCTTGGCGGATTGCTGGCTGACCTTGAAAAATACGATGAAGCCCTCAAGCAGTTTCAGGTTGCGCTTGATCTCGACCCCAATGATCCACGTGTTTATCTCGATCTTGGCGACCTGTTGATGGCAATGGAGCGGGTTGCGGAAGCCATCGAAGCGTATCGTGAGTCTGTGACAATTGACCCAGGCAATCCTCTGGCGCGCTATGGCTTGGGCGCGGCTTTGCTGGCGAGTGGTGAGGCTGAAAATGCGGCGCGGGAGTTGAAAGACGCGATTGTGGATGGCTTGGAAGTTCCGCTGACGTTTGTCAAACTCGGCATTGCGCTCCGCATGGCGGGCAAAATGGATGAATCCCGCGAAGCTTTTCAGCAAGCGTACGAGTTACTCGAAGAAGAACGTACCCAGGGCGGAGAGGCAAGTGATATGTGCTACGAGGAAATCATAACGCTTCTGGGGCTTGGGCGGGCAGCGGCGGCCCGAGAAGTCATCGAGGGGCTGCACGGAGATGACCTCGATGCCCAAGCGGTGGCTGAGCTACGCGCGGACCTGAAGCGCCTGGCAAACCTTGGTGTTGCCGAGGCCAATGATGCTCTCCGCCGGCTCACCTTACCACCTGGAGAACTCATTCACTGAATGATTGACCATCAAAAAATAAACTCACGAAGCTGCCGAAATCGGCGCACCGTGGCAAATCTGACTCATCGAGTGGGAGAATAAGCAGGAGTATGGCCGAAATGACTCAAACACCCGAATCAGCCGCTGGAGCGGCACAGACTCAAGACCGGCGTTCATCGGGAGCTGGCAGTGCTGGCCTCCGCCGCGCTGGCGGCGGTGGCGGACGTCCCGGAGGAAACCGCCGCATGGGGCGTCGCAAAAAACGGTGTCCGCTGCTGGAAGCCAAGATTGACTACATTGACTACAAAGACGTGAAGCTGCTTGAACGGTTTATCGGTGATAACAAGCGCATTCTGCCGCGCCGTTTGACCGGCGTGAACACCACCATGCAGCGCCGACTCGCCCGCGCCATCAAGCGCGCCAAGCATCTGGCACTGCTGCCTTACGTCTAAGCAGAACAACAAGCTGCTAGCAAAACCGTGGCATTGGCTTGGGCGCACTGAAGCAACGGGCTGGCTTCAGTGTGCCTGAGACTTGGGCCAGGGCAGCATGGTCCCGATGAAGAAGCCGCTCTGGTCAGGTGGCGAGTGGGTTAAGCGGTAGAGGGCGACAAGACAATCCGCTGTCCGCTTTTGACAGCGCGTTCAGCCGCATCCGCAAAGCGCAGGGTTTCGAGCACATGGTTGAGCGCGGCGTATGGCCGCCCCTGCCCGGCAATGGTGTCGAGAAAGACGGCAATATCTTGTGCGAAGAGTCCGCTTCGGGGCATGACTGGCAGCGCCTCAAAGCTGTTGCCCGTTGGGTTGGCGTACCAGACCTCACGATGCTGCTTCCCCACCAATGCGCCCTGTTCGCCAGTGACCTGAAATTCCGCGGACGGTCCGGTTTCAGGCTCTGATGTGAGAATATCTTCGATCTCACCCACGCCCTCCTTGCCAAACCCAAAGCGTAGGCGGGTGGCGCGGCGTCCGAAGCGCGTGCCTTGCTCTCCAAGGAACGTCTCTTCGCCCTCAATCCACGTTGCTTGTCCAACACAGGTGATGATGCGGCTGGGGAGGCTGGCCTGCTGGAAGAGTGAAAAGCCGTGGGCGCGGTCATAGGTCCAGTCTTCGGGCGTGGCTGCGCGGTGACTGAGGTTGTGCCACGTGAGGTGGTGTAACTGCCCCAGGCGAGGCAGGGCATCCCGCAGCGTGACGAACCAGGCGGAGAGCAACTCGATGTGTTCGACGTGGAGCACCACCCCACGGGACTGGGCAAGTTCGACGAGCCCTTCAGCTTCGGCCAATGACAACGCGAGCGGGTAATCAACACTGACCGGCTTACCGGCTTCGATGGAAGCCCTGACCATCGGCGCATGGTACGGGTTGGTGGAACACACCATGACCGCATCCACATCCCGACGGGCAATCGCCTCTTCCCACTCATCGGTTGCCGCTGCCGCAATGGGAAATGCCAGCTCGTAGGCGCGGTCAAAGTTGCGCGAGGCCACGACCGCCACTCGCGTGTCGTAGCGTTCGTTGAGTTCACGCAAGCGGGCGCGCGCGACACGCCCGCTCCCCAAAATCGCAATGCCAAGCACGGTCGGCATTGTCACACCTCAAGCCATGGCTGGTTCAGCGCCGTGCTTGACCGAACAACCTTTGATGATCGGGGCCACGGGATAGTCTGGAATGGGTGGCGGAGCGTCTTTGCGGACCTTCATCATGAAAAGCCGCAGGTAGTCCACGCCCATGGCAGCCTTCATTGGCGCGAGCGCCAGCTTGCCAGCCCCAGAGGCTTCGCGTTCGGTCATCTTGGTGTAGCGTTCGGCCATGCGGTCCAGAATTTGAATGAACTGCGGATGATCGACGTCAAGCCGGAGTCCAAAGACGCGCTGGGCGTAGGCATTGGTTTCGCGGATGACCTTCAGATCATATTCTCGCCAGTTCATGCCAATCGAGGCGTAAAAGTCCTGCGCCTTGAGGTCGCGCAGCCACATGGTCACATAGACGGCCAGCGAGAAGAAGCGAATGAGCAGCCGGTTGACGCCGCCATCCAGGTAGAGGTTCTTCTGCGCTTCGAGCTGAAGACCGATGAAGTCGCCATGCTTGAGTTCATCCTGGCACCAGCCACCGAAGTACTTGAAAATCGGATGGTAGCGGTGTTCCGGGTGCGCCTGGAGGTGGGAATAAATGTTGATGTAGCGGAAATAACCGATGACCTCCGAGAGGTACGTCGTGTAGAGAATGATCTTCGGGTGCATGCTGACGAATTCTTTTTCGCCCTGGAGTAACTGTAGATCGAGGTCTGCGCTGATGTCGCGCATGGCCAAGCGGATGAAGCCGCTGTGCCGTCCTTCATCGCGGGCCATCAACCGGTAGGTATCGCTGAGGATGGGGTCTTCAATCCGTTCGGCGATCTCTTTGTAGAGCAACGCGCCTGAAAACTCGCCCAAACAGCCACGGATGAGAAATTCCTTGAATGATGCCGGAAGTTTGGAGAAGTCCTGGTCGAAGTCAGGATCGTCATCGCGCTTGAAGAAATGCTTGTTCGGGTCGTCGGCAAACCGCTTGTGCATGGCTTTGAACGCATCCGCCATGTGGTCAAAGCGCAGGGCATTCATCTTTTTATAGTCGGTGACATAAAAACGCGGACTAATCAGGCTCTTGTCCGCCGCGGCAGCCTTTGTGTCTTGAATGACCGATTCCGTAGCAATCATGGGGCACGACCTCACAGAGGAACCAAAGTGGAAGTCGAAACTTCGTTTCCAACCTACTTTGCGGCGGCCCGGATTTGAAACGGAATTTTGGACAGATGCCCCGTTTGGGCGTTTGACAGCTATTTCACCAGCGCGCCCAGCCGTTTCCAGCGTCCCTTGGAAAAAAACGATCCCAGTCGTTCACCCAGGGAAGCGTGAGGGCTGGGGTCAAACGAGGCATAGACGAACAGCGGGCGTCCGATGACGTGGTCGCGCGGAACTGGCCCCCAGTACCGGCTGTCCAGGCTGTTGTCGCGGTTGTCTCCCATGGCGAAGTAGCAGCCTTCGGGAATTTTGAACGGCCGGCCAATGCCGTAGTGGGGTTCATTTTTGTAGTCGCGGTAGCGTCCACTCGGCAGCGGAACCTCGGCGAGCGGCTCATCTTCCCGATCGTCGTACTCGAAGTCTGAGCCGGGGCGGTAGTACACGTTCCACTGCGCTCCCTCGGCCGGATATTCTTCGAGAACGTTCAGGCGTCCGCCATCGGTCAGATCGTTTTCAGCAATGATGCGAGTTTCAGGCAACTCTTTGCCGTCAATGTAAACGCGCTGACCGCGAATCTCTATCGTTTCACCGGGGAGACCGATGACGCGCTTGACGTAGTTCTGGTCCTCGCTTTGTGGGAACTTGAACACGACGATGTCGCCACGCCGAATCGGTCGGTGTGGCGTGAAACCATCCAGTGGAAGGCCGCCTTCGTAGCCGAAGATGAATTTGTTGACGAGTAAAAAGTCCCCTGAATAAATCGCATTGTTCATCGAGCCGGTCGGGACGTTGACCGACCGCACAACGAAGGTAATCCCAAACAACGCCATAATCAGCGTCGTGATGATCATCTCGACGAACTCCCGCAGCTCAGAACGCTTGGGTCGGCTCGTTTCCAGGCTTTCTTCTGGCTTGGTGGTGGTCGTGTTGTCTGCCATGGACAAAGCGATGCCTCAGACGTTGAAGCGAAAATGAATGATGTCTCCATCCTGAACGACGTAGTCCTTGCCTTCGAGCCGGAGCTTGCCAGCTTCCTTGCACTTGGACTCAGACCCGTAGGTGATGAAGTCCGCATAAGCAATGACTTCGGCCCGAATGAAGCCGCGTTCGATGTCGGAGTGAATTTTACCTGCCGCGCGCTGGGCTTTCGTGCCCCGTTGGATGGGCCAGGCCCGACACTCATCTTCTCCGGCAGTGAGAAAGCTCATCAGGTCGAGCAACCCATAGGCCGCGACGATAAAGCGGTCACGCGCTGGAGCGGTTAGCCCCAAGTCCCGGAGGAAGTCCCCCTGTTCTTCCGGCGCAAGCTGGGCAATATCCATCTCGGCCTGCCCACACATGGCGACGGTCGTCGGAATGGCGCGTCCCTGGGCAGCTTCCTGGACGGATGCCGGCACGCCGGCGCTGATGTCGGCTTCGGGTACGTTGAGCAAAATCATCTGCGGTTTGAGCGAAAGAAAACGAAATCCGGTCATCAAGTGCCGTTCTTCGTCATCAAAGTCAAGCGTTCGCAACGCTTGCTCGGCTTCGAGCGCGGCTTTGCACCGTTCAAACAAGTCGCGTTCACGCGGTGTTGCCTTTGGTTCTTTTTTGAGCCGCGTGAGACGGTTTTCAACCTGAATCAAATCCGACAGGATGAGTTCCGCGTCAAAAGCGGCAATGTCGGCGGACGGATCGCTTGGGCGAGTTCCCAGCGGATCGGGAAACGCCCGAACGACGTGCGCCAGCGCGTCCACATCGCGCATGGCCGCAACCAGCTTGGCGTCGAGGCCGGCTGAACCGCCTTGTTCCGTTGGGCCGGCCACGTCAACAAATGCCACTTCGGCGTAGGTTCGTTTCTTCGTCCGATAGATGTTGCCCAGGGTATCCACGCGGGCGTCCGGCACCTTGATGTTCCCCAGGTTGGGGCGGTCTTTGGCGCCGTAGCCGCCGACTTCTGCCGTCAGCCCGGTCAGGGCGTTGAAAACCGTTGTTTTACCGGCACCGGCAAAGCCGACGATGCCCACTTTCATGGCGTATTATTCCAATCCTTCCACGGATGAGTGAGAAATGTTCCGCCGTTGCTTTGGCAGCTCATCAGCGAAGCCATCCCAGCCCACGGCAACCCGGCTGCCGCGCCGCCGAGGTCGGCCGGGCAACCTTTGAAAAGAAGGGCTTTGCCAAACCGTCAGGCTGATTTTCCGGCTTCGCTGCCCCTGCATCACTTGGCAAATGAGCGAACATAAGCCGTGAGTGCCTCAACATCGGCCGCCGAGCCTTTGAAGGCCGGCATCGTGCCTTTGCCGTTGGCAATGGCTTGGGCAATGTCAGCGTCCGTGTGCTTGCGCTGCCAGGCGGTATCGGTGAAGTCCGGCGCGTCGGGAACTGTCGGTCGCCCATCGGTACCGTGACAAGCCACGCACGCCCCGGCCCCTAGGTAGAGCCGCTTGCCCCGCGCCAACCGCTTGGATGTGGCTTCATCCGAAACCGATGTGACCCGAATGCCGCGCCACCCTGTTGCCAACCTGTCGCCGGTGAGTGTCACGAGACTGAAGAGTGCTAGGACTGTCAAGTGGCAGGCTGATCGAAGCATGCTTTGTTATATCCCTAGACCGTCGTTTATGGCGCATAGCCAAGTGGATCGCTCCGACCCTGACCCGGCTATGCGCAACTGTTGATTGCGTGGGATGTCCGGCTACTTGCCGGCAGACTTGCCGAGAAAGCGAACGTAGGCTACCAGTGCCTTGTGTTCCTCATCCGTCCCAGCGCCCCCTTTGAACGCTGGCATGCCTTGAGCAGCTTTGGCTCCCTTGAGGGATGCAACAATTTCTTCGTCCTTTTCCTTTTGCTGCCATGCCGCGTCAGTGAACTTGGGAGCGTTTGGAAGAACGCCCTGGCCTTTGTCACCGTGGCAGCCAGCACAGGCGTTGGCATTGTAAAGCTCACGCCCCTTCGCCACGAGCGGGTCTTCGGTGCCCGCCGCCGGTGGCGTGGTTTCTGGCGCTTTGGCGCTTGTTTCTGTGGCGGGTTTGGTTGGTTCTACCGTCTTGACTTGTTCCTCTTTAGGCTTCATCGGCGGCGGCGGCGGAACATTGTCTTTGACGACACAGGCGGCCAAGGCGCCGGCTACCGCAACGGAGCAAAGGGTCAGGAATCGCTTGAAGTTCGGCATGATCAGTGAAAACTCCTTGGAAGTGATTGTGTTCGAGAGGGACATCCGTCCCGACGTGACCATTAGGCGGCTGTCAGTCGCTCGGCGAAGAACTCCCTTAGCCGCGCTACCGGGATGCGCACCTGCTCCCACGTATCACGGTCGCGCACGGTGACGGTATCCGTCAGGGCAGCCGCTGAGGAAGGGGTGGTCTCGGCGGCCGCAGCCTCCTTGGGTTTGCCAATACCCAGGGTGTCGTAGTCTACTGTGACGCAAAACGGCGTGCCAATCTCATCTTGCCGGGCGTAGAGCTTGCCAATCGCTGCCGTGTCGTCATAAACGGCCCGAATTCCGTGGCGCTGCAAATCGGCCTTGATGGCCTTGGCCTTTTCGACCAGCTCCGACTTGTTGCGTGCCAGTGGCAAAACGGCAACCTTGATCGGCGCGAGCGCCGGATGTAGCTTGAGCACCACCCGCGGTTCGCCGTCCGTACCTGGTTTTTCACTGTAGGCATCCATCAGAAACGCCAACGTGGCCCGGTCGGCTCCGGCTGACGGTTCGATGACATAGGGAATGAATTTTTCGTTGGTCACCGGGTCGCGGTACACCAGGCTCTGGGTGGCGTGCTCATTGTGGATACCCCACTTTTCCTGCTTGCCCTTGGAGTGAACACTGAGGTCATAGTCTGTCCGGTTGGCAATGCCCTCCAGTTCATCCCACTGCTTTTCTTGGTCTTCGCGGTCAGGGAAAAACCGGTACTGCAAGTCGGTGCAGGCGCGGGCATAGTGGGCTAGCTCATCCGGTTGCTGCACGTAGCGGCGCAGGTTTTCAGCCCGCAGGCCATAGCGTAGATACCAGTTATGGCGTTCTTCAATCCAGTGCGCGTGCCAGTCCTCGTCGGTGCCGGGTTTGCAGAAAAACTCAATTTCCATCTGCTCAAACTCGCGCGTCCGAAACGTAAAGTTACCCGGCACAATTTCGTTGCGGAACGCCTTGCCAATTTGGGCAATGCCAAAGGGAACTTTGCGCCAGCGCGAATCCACAATGTTCTTGAAGTTGACGAACATGCTCTGCGCTGTTTCAGGGCGCAAGTACGCTAGGGCTGCCTCCTCTTCGACCGGGCCAACCTGGGTTTTGAACATCAAGTTGAAGGCGCGTGGCTCGGTAAGGTTGGACTGGCATTCGATGACCTTGCGTTTGTGGCGCGGGCAGTCCAACTCATAGGTTTTATCGGCCCGGAAGCGCCCCTTGCACTCCCGGCAATCTACGAGCGGGTCGCTAAAGGTTGCTTCGTGGCCAGAGTACTTCCAAACGAGCCGGTTCATCAGAATGGCCCCGTCCATGCCTTCAATGTCATCCCGGTCATAGACGATGCTTTTCCACCAGGCGCGCTTGACGTTGTTTTTGAGTTCGACGCCGAGTGGCCCATAGTCCCACGTCGAACCAAGTCCGCCATAGATTTCGCTTGAAGGAAAGATAAACCCCCGTCGCTTGCACAGCGAAACAATCGTACCGATGTCAACCGTCGCCATGGTGGATTGCTACTGCCTTTGCATCAGGTCGGCGTGCCCACGTTCTTCGTATGGCGTGAACGTTGGCCCATTGCACAAGTGGGCAATCATACACAGGGATGCAAGGTTTGTCTCACCTTTTTCGCGTTCGACTGTGGATGTCACGCCTAAGCTCAGGCATTGGCATTAGCCAAGTTGGTCAGGAAGCTAACATCCAGGTTGTTCCGCTTGAGCAGACCCTCAAACCCGGCTTTATCTACGGCCTTGATGTAGGCTTCCTGGGCTTCAACCCGCTTGTTCTTGACATGGTCAAGCAGGGCGTCATTGAGCGTGACGTTGCCTTTAGCCTTCCCAGTCTGCATGGCTGAAGGAATCTGGAATGTTTTCCCCTCGCGGATGAGGTTGGCAATGCCGGTGTCGCAGATCAGTGTTTCGAGGGCCGCCACACGCCCACCACCAATTTTCTTACAGAGTGTCTGGGCGATGACACCCTTGAGCGATTCAGACAACATGACCCGAATCTGTGACTGCCGGTCGGCCGGAAACTGGTCAATAATGCGATCCACCGTTGAGGGTGCCGTTGAGGTATGCAGTGTTCCAAACACGAGGTGCCCGGTTTCGGCCGTTTCAATGGCAATCGAGATGGTTTCGAGGTCACGCATTTCACCGACCAGTACAATGTCCGGGTCCTCACGCAATGCAGCCCGTAGAGCGTCTTTGAACGAGTCGGTATGGTTGTGGACTTCGCGCTGATTGATGAGGCACTGTTTGTTTTCGTGGACGAACTCAATGGGGTCTTCGATGGTGATGATGTGGTCCCGCCGATTGCGGTTGATGAAGTCAATCAACGCGCACAGAGTGGTGGATTTACCACTCCCGGTCGGGCCCGTGACGAGCACCAGTCCCTTGCTGAGGTAGCAGAGCTTGAGGATTTCCTTCGATAGCCCCAGCATTTCCGCCGTCAGAATTTTGCTTGGGATGACTCGAAAAACGCCACCCATGCCTTTCCGGTCCATGAACACATTGCACCGAAAGCGGGCCATGTCACCAAACTCATAGGCAAAGTCGGTGTCGTGGCGGCGATTGAACTCTTCACGGTTTTTGTCGGGCATCAACTCCCACAGAATGCGTTCCGTATCGGCCGCCGTGAGCGGCTGCCCCTCGTAGCCCTGCATGATAACCATGTCGCCATCGAGGCGCAGCATCGGCGGCATCGAGGCGGAAATGTGCATGTCAGACGCCTTGAGTTCGAGTTGCTTCTCAAACAGCTTGTCAATTTCGAGCGGACCGCGTTTGCGCAGGTGGACGGCTGGACCCTGCCCGGTTGCGGTCGGGGTAGGACTCGGACTAGAACTCGCTGCGCTGGCTGTATTGGAGAGATGCGGGCCGGTGGGCGGTGGTGTGACGGGGGCCTGCTTCCCCGATACCGTCCCCGAGAATGCGGTGCCAGAGGGTGGGGTCATCGGTCGGGGTGTGGGCCGCGGCGGCGTCATCGGCGGAACCGGGCGGGGCGGCGTCACGTTTTGGGGCGGGTTGAAGTGGCCTGATGGCCGCGGTGGCTGGATTGGAGGGGGGAGCGGCGCACTGGGCGTCGGTGGCTTGGCTTCCATCGCTCCAACCGGCACAAAGGCGACTCTCATGCCCCCGCCTTCTTTCGTAATGGAAACATCAAACGTGCCGGCTCCGTTGACAGTCAGCCGAAAGTTTGTCGTCGGCTGACTCATCAAGGCAGTTTTTTTGTCGTCGGGAAGGTGTGGT
It contains:
- a CDS encoding glycine--tRNA ligase: MATVDIGTIVSLCKRRGFIFPSSEIYGGLGSTWDYGPLGVELKNNVKRAWWKSIVYDRDDIEGMDGAILMNRLVWKYSGHEATFSDPLVDCRECKGRFRADKTYELDCPRHKRKVIECQSNLTEPRAFNLMFKTQVGPVEEEAALAYLRPETAQSMFVNFKNIVDSRWRKVPFGIAQIGKAFRNEIVPGNFTFRTREFEQMEIEFFCKPGTDEDWHAHWIEERHNWYLRYGLRAENLRRYVQQPDELAHYARACTDLQYRFFPDREDQEKQWDELEGIANRTDYDLSVHSKGKQEKWGIHNEHATQSLVYRDPVTNEKFIPYVIEPSAGADRATLAFLMDAYSEKPGTDGEPRVVLKLHPALAPIKVAVLPLARNKSELVEKAKAIKADLQRHGIRAVYDDTAAIGKLYARQDEIGTPFCVTVDYDTLGIGKPKEAAAAETTPSSAAALTDTVTVRDRDTWEQVRIPVARLREFFAERLTAA
- a CDS encoding type IV pilus twitching motility protein PilT, encoding MSATIESMLKDPRMAGADQLVLQAGKAPTVLNSSGATELSRSPMTPFDIYRLLQPHLPDDKKTALMSQPTTNFRLTVNGAGTFDVSITKEGGGMRVAFVPVGAMEAKPPTPSAPLPPPIQPPRPSGHFNPPQNVTPPRPVPPMTPPRPTPRPMTPPSGTAFSGTVSGKQAPVTPPPTGPHLSNTASAASSSPSPTPTATGQGPAVHLRKRGPLEIDKLFEKQLELKASDMHISASMPPMLRLDGDMVIMQGYEGQPLTAADTERILWELMPDKNREEFNRRHDTDFAYEFGDMARFRCNVFMDRKGMGGVFRVIPSKILTAEMLGLSKEILKLCYLSKGLVLVTGPTGSGKSTTLCALIDFINRNRRDHIITIEDPIEFVHENKQCLINQREVHNHTDSFKDALRAALREDPDIVLVGEMRDLETISIAIETAETGHLVFGTLHTSTAPSTVDRIIDQFPADRQSQIRVMLSESLKGVIAQTLCKKIGGGRVAALETLICDTGIANLIREGKTFQIPSAMQTGKAKGNVTLNDALLDHVKNKRVEAQEAYIKAVDKAGFEGLLKRNNLDVSFLTNLANANA